One genomic window of Panicum hallii strain FIL2 chromosome 6, PHallii_v3.1, whole genome shotgun sequence includes the following:
- the LOC112898493 gene encoding 60S ribosomal protein L34-like — protein MVQRLTYRKRHSYATKSNQTRVVKTPGGRLVYQYTKKRASGPKCPVTGKKIQGIPHLRPAEYKRSRLSRNRRTVNRPYGGVLSGTAVRERIIRAFLVEEQKIVKKVLKIQKTKDKASKS, from the exons ATGGTGCAGCGGCTCACCTACCGGAAGCGGCACAGCTACGCCACCAAGTCCAACCAGACCCGCGTCGTCAAGACCCCTG GTGGGAGGCTTGTGTACCAGTACACCAAGAAGCGCGCGAGTGGGCCGAAGTGCCCGGTCACCGGGAAGAAGATCCAAGGA ATTCCACACCTCAGACCTGCTGAGTACAAGAGGTCCAGGTTGTCAAGGAACAGGAGGACCGTGAACCGTCCATATGGTGGTGTTCTGTCTGGTACTGCAGTTAGGGAGAG GATCATTCGGGCATTTTTGGTTGAGGAGCAAAAGATCGTTAAGAAGGTGTTGAAGATCCAAAAGACCAAGGACAAGGCCTCCAAGAGCTAG
- the LOC112896386 gene encoding WAT1-related protein At5g47470-like: MSWSDMLTICGLFAVQCIYGLYMMFLDGLLAAGVPSLFIIAVACAASSVVVLPFAFALERKKWPKVWSPMLVLQLVVISLGGVSIYQVFMMLGVERTSPAIASAMPNLGPGFIFVIAACLRFERFNWKCKYTRAKILGTLVCLSGAMCVSFLKNSTPPSVSPKSIPGDEEELSNGKSRKEWILGCFYLLTGVTIFACNTVMQAGALKRFPAPLSVCSITAMMGSIFSAIIQVLMEGKLTAGTGDNITWIIGEIVLVGGVVIGLCTTFQVSSIGRKGPVLVSMFSPFQTVFSAFISLIFFGQWIGLGCFVGIVLMFVGLYGVLWAKNREDKMLTELTAPPESECDVERPLLQ; encoded by the exons ATGTCGTGGTCGGACATGCTCACCATCTGCGGCCTGTTCGCGGTGCAGTGCATCTACGGCCTCTACATGATGTTCCTCGACGgcctgctcgccgccggcgtgccctCGCTCTTCATCATCGCCGTTGCCTGCGCCGCCTCCTCCGTCGTCGTCCTCCCCTTCGCCTTCGCGCTCGAGAG GAAGAAGTGGCCCAAGGTGTGGAGCCCCATGCTGGTTCTTCAGCTCGTCGTCATTTCACTAGGAGG GGTGTCCATATATCAAGTATTCATGATGCTCGGTGTCGAGCGGACCTCGCCGGCGATCGCCTCTGCCATGCCGAACCTTGGCCCTGGCTTCATCTTCGTCATTGCAGCCTGCCTGAG GTTTGAGAGGTTTAATTGGAAGTGCAAGTACACGAGAGCAAAGATCTTGGGCACACTGGTGTGCCTCAGTGGGGCAATGTGCGTGAGCTTCCTGAAGAACTCCACTCCTCCCAGTGTATCTCCAAAGTCCATTCCTGGGGACGAAGAAGAACTCTCCAATGGCAAGAGCAGGAAAGAATGGATACTTGGATGTTTCTATCTTCTGACCGGAGTCACAATCTTCGCCTGCAACACTGTCATGCAG GCTGGAGCGTTGAAGAGATTCCCTGCGCCGTTGTCGGTGTGCTCGATCACCGCCATGATGGGTTCGATCTTCAGTGCTATCATCCAGGTCCTGATGGAGGGGAAGCTCACTGCAGGGACCGGAGATAACATCACCTGGATCATTGGTGAAATTGTGCTTGTG GGAGGCGTGGTGATCGGCCTGTGCACGACATTCCAGGTGTCGAGCATCGGGCGCAAGGGGCCTGTCCTTGTGTCGATGTTCAGCCCGTTCCAGACCGTATTCTCGGCGTTCATCTCACTCATCTTCTTCGGACAGTGGATCGGCCTAGGATG TTTTGTGGGGATTGTGCTCATGTTTGTTGGACTCTACGGGGTGTTGTGGGCGAAGAACAGGGAGGACAAAATGCTCACCGAGCTGACTGCGCCACCTGAAAGTGAATGTGATGTAGAGAGGCCATTGCTGCAATGA
- the LOC112896385 gene encoding meiotic recombination protein SPO11-2 → MAADVAAASLFGADCRLCSADILAPAEVRARIEVAVLNFLSALASPTSPAISVLPLISRTSANCSLRSSLLSDVSSVYLSYAFCKRSLMRENNAKAFVRVWKVMEMCYKILGEGKLVHQRELFYKLLSDSPKYFSCQSHVNRAIQDVVSLLRCTRQSLGVMASGRGALIGRLVLHEPDEEQIDCSILGASGHAITGDLNILSKLNLSTDARYIIVVEKDAIFQRLAEDRLYNQIPCILITAKGYPDIATRFILHRLSQTFPNMPIFALVDWNPAGLAILCTYKYGSISMGLESYRYACNVKWLGLRGDDLQLIPESAFQELKPRDLQIAKSLLSSKFLQESHRSELTLMVETGKRAEIEALYSHGFGFLGKYIARKIVQGDYI, encoded by the exons ATGGCGGCGGACGTGGCGGCGGCGTCGCTCTTCGGAGCTGACTGCCGCCTCTGCTCCGCTGACATCCTCGCGCCGGCTGAG GTCCGGGCAAGGATCGAGGTGGCGGTGCTCAACTTCCTCTCCGCGCTCGCCTCCCCCACCTCGCCGGCCATCTCCGTCCTCCCCCTG ATTAGCCGGACCTCTGCCAACTGCAGCCTGCGCAGCAGCTTGCTGAGCGACGTTTCGTCAGTTTATCTCTCGTACGCCTTCTGCAAGAGGTCTCTGATGAGAGAAAACAACGCAAAGGCGTTCGTAAGAG TATGGAAGGTCATGGAGATGTGCTACAAGATCTTGGGGGAAGGGAAGCTGGTCCACCAACGAGAGTTGTTCTACAAGCTCCTCTCGGACTCGCCCAAATACTTCAGTTGTCAAAGTCATGTCAACCGAGCCATTCAAG ATGTAGTTTCCTTGCTCCGGTGTACAAGACAGAGCCTAGGAGTCATGGCATCAGGCAGAGGGGCACTGATTGGGCGCCTCGTGTTGCAT GAACCAGATGAAGAACAGATTGACTGTTCCATTCTTGGAGCTTCAGGGCATGCAATTACTGGAGACCTGAACATTTTGAGCAAATTAAATTTGTCTACAGATGCTCGGTATATCATTGTAGTGGAGAAG GATGCCATATTCCAGAGGCTAGCTGAAGACCGCTTATATAATCAGATTCCTTGCATCCTGATCACTGCAAAAGGATATCCTGATATTGccacaag GTTTATCTTGCATCGACTGAGCCAGACTTTTCCAAATATGCCAATTTTCGCATTAGTGGACTG GAACCCGGCAGGGCTTGCTATACTGTGCACTTACAAATATGGAAGCATATCAATGGGTTTGGAGTCATACAGATATG CTTGCAACGTGAAATGGCTTGGGCTAAGAGGGGATGATCTGCAGCTTATCCCTGAGAGTGCATTCCAAGAGCTGAAGCCACGTGATTTGCAGATTGCCAAAAGCTTGCTGTCATCAAAGTTCCTACAG GAGAGTCACAGATCTGAGCTGACGCTGATGGTGGAGACGGGCAAGCGTGCGGAGATCGAAGCCCTCTACTCCCACGGGTTCGGTTTCTTGGGGAAGTACATCGCGAGAAAGATTGTACAGGGCGATTACATCTGA
- the LOC112896384 gene encoding mitogen-activated protein kinase 2: MRMEGGGGGGGGAGVGGCLGLGQGGEAQIKGTHTHGGRYVQYNVYGNLFEVSAKYVPPIRPVGRGAFGIICAAVNAQTREEVAIKKIGNAFDNQIDAKRTLREIKLLRHMNHENVISLKDIIRPPRRENFNDVYIVYELMDTDLHHLLRSNQPLTDDHCQYFVYQLLRGLKYVHSANVLHRDLRPSNLLLNAKCDLKIGDFGLARTTTETDFMMEYVVTRWYRAPELLLNCSEYTQAIDMWSVGCILGEMVTREPLFPGKDYVHQLRLITELVGSPDDTSLGFLRSDNARRYVRSLPQYPKQHFGARFPTMSSGAMDLLERMLVFDPSKRITVDEALCHPYLASLHEINDEPVCPAPFSFDFEHPSLTEEDIKELIWRESLKFNPDPIH, from the exons ATGCGCATGGagggtggaggaggcggcggaggcggcgccggcgtcggaGGGTGCCTGGGGCTGGGCCAGGGCGGGGAGGCGCAGATCAAGGGCACGCACACGCACGGCGGCCGCTACGTGCAGTACAACGTCTACGGCAACCTCTTCGAGGTCTCCGCCAAGTACGTCCCGCCCATCCGGCCCGTCGGCCGCGGCGCCTTCGGCATCATCTG TGCTGCTGTCAATGCGCAGACTCGCGAGGAGGTTGCCATCAAGAAGATCGGCAACGCATTCGACAATCAGATCGATGCGAAACGCACTTTGCGAGAAATCAAGCTGCTGAGGCACATGAACCATGAAAAT GTTATTTCATTGAAGGACATCATACGCCCACCCAGGAGGGAGAACTTCAACGATGTCTACATCGTTTATGAGTTGATGGACACTGATCTTCATCACCTTCTGCGATCGAACCAGCCACTAACTGATGATCATTGTCAG TATTTCGTCTACCAGCTGCTTCGAGGGTTGAAGTACGTGCACTCGGCAAATGTCTTGCACAGAGACCTCAGGCCGAGCAACCTGCTGCTGAATGCCAAGTGTGATCTgaagattggggattttggcctGGCAAGGACCACAACTGAAACTGACTTCATGATGGAGTATGTCGTTACGCGGTGGTACCGGGCGCCTGAACTCCTGCTGAACTGCTCAGAGTATACTCAAGCTATTGATATGTGGTCAGTAGGCTGCATCCTCGGTGAAATGGTCACACGAGAGCCTCTGTTTCCTGGAAAGGATTATGTTCATCAGCTGAGGCTAATAACCGAG CTGGTAGGGTCACCTGATGACACAAGCCTCGGGTTCCTCCGAAGCGATAACGCCCGCAGATACGTGAGGTCCCTTCCTCAATACCCCAAGCAACACTTCGGTGCGCGGTTCCCCACTATGTCTAGTGGTGCCATGGATTTGCTTGAGAGGATGCTTGTGTTTGATCCGAGCAAAAGGATTACTG TTGATGAGGCTCTATGCCACCCGTACCTGGCTTCCCTCCATGAAATAAATGACGAACCCGTTTGCCCAGCACCTTTCAGCTTCGACTTCGAGCACCCATCGCTCACCGAAGAAGATATCAAGGAGCTCATATGGAGGGAGTCTCTTAAGTTCAACCCTGATCCAATCCACTAA
- the LOC112896383 gene encoding protein PAF1 homolog — MASYRPYPPPQQHPPPPPPQGGFPPQMNPFAPPPQQQAPYGRMPAPPYHAGAPPPPPPGPPPPHQPQFNFGPGPPQQPPPPPQMYYQPPPPPYGGTSNPPPPPPSAPPPPPSPPPAAPPPPPPPPAQPPPAQAPPPPKEQQPKAALPRAETEEERRARKKREFEKQRVEDRKQQQMMRQTQATILQKTQQARTSQQQPSSQSRHHHHHPPGGSRAAATGSRPASAPNAERFENRLKKPTTFLCKHKFRNELPDPSAQLKWLPLNKDKDRYTKYRITSLEKNYMPKMIVPEDLGIPLDLLDMSVYNPPAVQPPIAPEDEELLRDDEVLTPIKQEGIRKKERPTDKGVSWLVKTQYISPLSTDAAKTSLTEKQAKERRESRMGRNAFLDSLNDREKQIKAIEESFRAAKSRPVHQTKRGMQAEWVMPLLPDFDRYDDPFVMVNFDGDPTADSEQYNKLERPVRDECEARAVMKSFSVNGSDPTKQEKFLAYMAPAPHEVARDLDDEDDIQYSWLREYHWEVRGDDKDDPTTYLVTFDEEEGAKYLPLPTKLVLQKKKAKEGRSGDEIEHFPVPSRITVSRTAHGGTMERGESSGMHENLKRRRSPVDDDLDEHQKHSRGDVDQYSGEEYSD; from the exons atgGCGTCGTACAGGCcgtacccgccgccgcagcagcacccgccgcccccgccaccgCAGGGCGGCTTCCCGCCGCAGATGAACCcgttcgcgccgccgccgcagcagcaggcgcCGTACGGCCGGATGCCGGCGCCGCCTTACCACGCgggtgccccgccgccgccaccacccggcccgccgccgccgcaccagcCGCAGTTCAATTTCGGCCCCGGTCCCCCGCAgcagcccccgcccccgccgcagaTGTACTAccagcccccgccgccgccctatgGCGGGACCAGCaacccgccgcctcctccccctTCGGCGCCACCCCCGCCTCCGTCCCCTCCCCctgcggccccgcccccgccacctccgcctccggcccagccgccgcctgcccaggccccgccgccccccaaGGAGCAGCAGCCTAAGGCCGCGCTGCCGAGGGCCGAGACGGAGGAGGAGCGACGTGCGCGGAAGAAGCGCGAGTTCGAGAAGCAGCGCGTGGAGGACCGGAAGCAGCAGCAGATGATGCGCCAGACGCAGGCCACCATTCTGCAGAAGACGCAGCAGGCACGCACTTCACAGCAGCAGCCGTCGTCGCAGagtcgccaccaccaccaccacccaccGGGTGGCTCTAGGGCAGCGGCAACTGGGTCTCGCCCAGCATCAGCGCCTAATGCCGAGAGGTTTGAGAATCGGCTCAAAAAGCCAACAACATTCCTGTGCAAGCACAA GTTTAGGAATGAACTCCCAGATCCAAGTGCCCAGCTGAAATGGCTGCCCCTGAATAAGGATAAGGACCG ATATACCAAATACAGGATAACTTCATTGGAGAAAAATTACATGCCTAAAATGATTGTCCCAGAGGATCTTGGGATACCTCTCGACCTACTTGACATGAGTGTATACAA CCCCCCTGCTGTTCAGCCACCCATAGCTCCTGAAGACGAAGAGCTGCTGAGAGATGATGAGGTTCTCACCCCTATTAAACAAGAAGGTATAAGGAAAAAGGAGAGGCCCACTGACAAAGGTGTTTCTTGGCTGGTCAAAACACAATATATATCTCCACTGAGTACTGATGCAGCCAAAACG TCCCTTACTGAGAAGCAAGCGAAGGAAAGGCGAGAATCAAGGATGGGTCGTAATGCTTTCCTGGACAGTCTTAATGATAG AGAGAAACAGATCAAAGCCATCGAAGAATCCTTCAGAGCAGCCAAATCACGGCCTGTTCACCAGACTAAACGTGGGATGCAAGCTGAGTGGGTTATGCCTCTGCTACCTGATTTTGATAG GTACGATGATCCATTTGTCATGGTGAATTTTGATGGAGACCCAACTGCTGATTCTGAGCAGTACAACAAGCTTGAAAGACCCGTACGTGATGAATGTGAAGCCCGG GCTGTGATGAAAAGTTTTAGTGTCAATGGTTCAGACCCTACAAAACAAGAGAAGTTTTTGGCATACATGGCCCCAGCACCACATGAG GTTGCTAGAGACTTGGATGATGAAGATGATATTCAGTATTCTTGGCTAAGAGAATATCACTGGGAA GTAAGAGGAGATGATAAAGATGATCCTACAACATACCTTGTCACATTTGATGAGGAGGAGGGTGCAAAATATTTG CCCCTTCCTACTAAGCTAGTTTTGCAGAAGAAGAAAGCTAAGGAGGGGAGGTCTGGGGATGAAATTGAGCATTTTCCAGTGCCTTCCCGAATTACCGTGAGCAGAACAGCTCATGGTGGTACCATGGAGCGTGGAGAATCTTCTGGCATGCAT GAGAATTTAAAGCGCCGACGATCTCCTGTTGATGATGATCTTGATGAGCACCAAAAGCATTCTCGGGGAGATGTTGACCAATATAGTGGAGAAGAATATTCTGATTGA